From a single Stomoxys calcitrans chromosome 4, idStoCalc2.1, whole genome shotgun sequence genomic region:
- the LOC106093351 gene encoding MAP kinase-activated protein kinase 2 codes for MFKMAKPPMSQGAALQHHRQPKTTPLIDDYEISNTVLGLGINGKVVQCTNRKSNQKYALKVLLDSPKARREVDLHWRVSGCRHIVNIVDVYENTYTGNKCLLVVMECMEGGELFERIQSNEDGAFTEREAAQIMHEICVAVHYLHSRDIAHRDLKPENLLYTSPNPNAILKLTDFGFAKETLIKDTLQTPCYTPYYVAPEVLGAEKYDKSCDIWSLGVIMYILLCGFPPFYSNNGLAISPGMRKRIRTGQYDFPNPEWKNVSQSAKDLIKGMLNVDPSKRLPIEQVMRNKWIAQYTEVPQTPLCTGRMLKEGEETWPEVQEEMTRSLATMRVDYDQTHIKALDKSNNPLLSKRRKKIEGIAAAQNNK; via the exons ATGTTTAAAATGGCTAAGCCTCCTATGAGTCAAGGTGCAGCCTTGCAACATCATCGACAGCCTAAAACAACTCCTCTAATAGATGactatgaaatttcaaatacggTCTTGGGTCTGGGTATAAATGGAAAAGTTGTGCAATGCACAAATcgcaaatcaaatcaaaaatatgCACTAAAG GTCCTACTCGACAGTCCAAAGGCTAGACGTGAAGTTGACCTACATTGGCGTGTCAGCGGTTGTCGTCACATTGTCAATATAGTCGATGTTTATGAGAACACCTATACTGGCAATAAATGTCTCCTAGTAGTGATGGAATG CATGGAGGGTGGCGAACTTTTTGAACGTATCCAAAGTAATGAAGATGGCGCATTTACAGAGAGAG agGCCGCCCAAATCATGCATGAAATCTGCGTAGCAGTTCATTATCTACATAGTCGAGATATTGCTCATCGGGATTTGAAACCGGAAAATTTGTTATACACTTCACCAAACCCAAATGCCATACTGAAATTGACAGATTTTGGTTTTGCCAAAGAGACTTTGATAAAGGACACACTGCAGACGCCATGTTATACACCCTACTATGTGG ctcCCGAAGTCTTAGGAGCCGAGAAATATGACAAAAGTTGTGACATCTGGTCCTTGGGTGTGATTATGTATATATTGCTCTGTGGTTTTCCACCATTTTATAGCAATAATGGTTTGGCCATCTCACCAGGCATGAGGAAACGTATACGAACCGGCCAATATGATTTCCCCAATCCAGAGTGGAAAAATGTTAGTCAATCTGCCAAAGATTTAATCAAGGGCATGTTGAATGTTGATCCCAGCAAACGTCTACCCATTGAACAAGTTATGCGCAACAAATGGATTGCCCAATATACAGAGGTGCCACAAACACCACTGTGTACTGGACGCATGTTGAAAGAAGGCGAAGAAACATGGCCGGAGGTTCAAGAAGAAATGACCAGATCATTGGCAACAATGCGTGTGGATTATGATCAG acACACATAAAGGCTTTGGATAAATCAAACAACCCCCTGCTAAGTAAAAGACGAAAAAAGATTGAAGGTATTGCAGCTGCTCAAAATAATAAGTAA